From the genome of Hyphomonas adhaerens MHS-3, one region includes:
- a CDS encoding coniferyl aldehyde dehydrogenase yields the protein MALDSAPTTGMTGILARQKAAHIRDGIPSTAKRIEWLDKAIDLLITYNDELVDAMCQDFGHRSKDQSGFTDIASSIGALKHAKKHVAKWMRPEKRKSEFPLGLLGARSQIQYQPKGVIGVISPWNFPVNLTFAPLAGVFAAGNRCMIKPSEFTEVTSEVMKKAIAQYYDEEEVAVITGGPDIGAEFTKLAFDHILFTGATSIAHHVMRAAADNLVPLTLELGGKSPVVLGRSADMQKAANRIMAGKALNAGQICLAPDYAFVPKEKTADFVAAATQAIETMYPSGLKDNEDYTSIVNQRHYDRLMGYIDEAKSKGAEVIEINPTGENFSQQPYHKIPPHIIVDPSDDLKVMQDEIFGPILPIKSYSDTKQTIDYINAHDRPLGLYYFGEDAAEKDMVLNNTTSGGVTVNDVVMHVGQEDLPFGGVGPSGMGSYHGREGFMEFSHKKAVFTQTGSEMIAMIRPPYGEKFRKQVQGRLKR from the coding sequence ATGGCCCTTGATAGCGCCCCCACCACCGGCATGACCGGCATTCTCGCCAGGCAGAAAGCGGCTCACATTCGGGACGGGATTCCATCGACCGCCAAGCGGATTGAATGGCTCGACAAGGCGATTGATCTCCTGATCACCTATAATGACGAACTGGTCGATGCGATGTGCCAGGACTTCGGGCACAGGTCCAAGGACCAGTCGGGTTTCACCGATATCGCGAGCTCCATCGGCGCCCTGAAGCATGCCAAGAAGCACGTCGCCAAATGGATGCGTCCGGAAAAACGCAAGTCGGAATTCCCGCTGGGCCTGCTCGGCGCCCGGTCGCAGATCCAGTACCAGCCGAAGGGCGTGATCGGCGTCATCAGCCCGTGGAACTTCCCGGTGAACCTGACCTTCGCACCGCTGGCGGGTGTGTTCGCGGCCGGCAACCGCTGCATGATCAAGCCGTCGGAGTTCACGGAAGTCACATCCGAAGTGATGAAGAAGGCAATCGCCCAATACTATGATGAGGAAGAAGTGGCCGTGATCACCGGCGGGCCGGACATCGGCGCCGAGTTCACCAAGCTGGCCTTCGATCACATCCTCTTCACCGGGGCGACCTCCATCGCCCACCACGTCATGCGCGCTGCGGCCGACAATCTGGTTCCGCTCACGCTGGAACTTGGCGGCAAGAGCCCGGTCGTGCTGGGCCGGTCGGCAGACATGCAGAAAGCGGCCAACCGCATCATGGCCGGCAAGGCGTTGAATGCCGGGCAGATCTGCCTGGCGCCGGATTATGCGTTCGTGCCGAAGGAAAAGACCGCCGATTTCGTCGCTGCCGCGACCCAGGCGATCGAGACGATGTATCCGAGTGGCCTGAAGGACAATGAGGACTACACCTCCATCGTGAACCAGCGCCACTATGACCGTCTGATGGGCTATATCGACGAAGCGAAATCGAAGGGCGCAGAGGTCATCGAGATCAATCCGACCGGGGAGAATTTCTCCCAGCAGCCGTATCACAAGATTCCGCCGCATATCATCGTTGACCCATCCGACGATCTGAAAGTGATGCAGGATGAGATCTTCGGGCCGATCCTGCCCATCAAGTCCTATTCCGACACCAAGCAGACGATCGATTATATCAACGCGCATGACCGGCCGCTGGGGCTCTACTATTTCGGTGAAGACGCTGCGGAAAAGGATATGGTGCTGAACAACACCACGTCCGGCGGCGTGACCGTGAATGATGTGGTCATGCATGTCGGCCAGGAAGACCTGCCGTTCGGCGGCGTGGGCCCGTCGGGCATGGGCTCATACCACGGCCGGGAAGGCTTCATGGAATTCAGCCACAAGAAGGCTGTCTTTACACAGACGGGTAGCGAAATGATCGCCATGATCCGTCCGCCTTACGGTGAGAAATTCCGCAAGCAGGTCCAGGGTCGGCTGAAGCGCTGA
- a CDS encoding DUF3291 domain-containing protein, producing MGYRLIHFNCARPLGAFSLENEFIRIFVSIMPRVFADAASFEGLHFHRHGVRRPDGVWMPLDGIFPYPEGMGAPDVSTMGGWTSLEHLQEFSYSGRTHPPSMRRLSTEIDRSAGPGFVMWWAPKGERVSMEDGWQKLQHLRAHGSTPEAFSLDDPVDRPVAA from the coding sequence ATGGGTTATCGCCTTATTCATTTCAACTGTGCGCGCCCACTTGGGGCGTTCAGTCTGGAAAATGAGTTTATCCGTATTTTCGTGAGCATCATGCCGCGTGTTTTTGCGGATGCCGCAAGCTTTGAAGGCCTGCACTTCCACCGTCATGGCGTGCGTCGCCCTGACGGTGTGTGGATGCCTTTGGACGGCATTTTTCCATATCCGGAGGGCATGGGAGCCCCGGATGTTTCGACCATGGGGGGCTGGACGTCGCTTGAGCACCTCCAGGAATTCTCGTATTCCGGCCGGACCCACCCGCCGAGCATGCGGCGCCTGTCAACGGAAATCGACCGTTCGGCTGGCCCCGGCTTTGTGATGTGGTGGGCCCCGAAGGGCGAACGCGTTTCGATGGAGGACGGATGGCAGAAGCTGCAGCACCTGAGAGCACACGGCTCCACGCCGGAAGCCTTCTCCTTGGACGATCCGGTGGATCGCCCCGTCGCAGCATGA
- a CDS encoding DEAD/DEAH box helicase translates to MTETTFADLGLAPNILKALDESGYKTPTPIQAEAIPHVLSGGDVTGIAQTGTGKTAAFVLPMIHRLSKGRARARMPRCLILCPTRELAAQVAESFEKYGKHLKLTMALLIGGVSFKEQEGLLQRGVDVLIATPGRLLDQFDRGKLLLMGVEYFIIDEADRMLDMGFIPDIEKICSKLPPRRQTLLFSATFPTDIQRLAKTFQRDPVKIEVARPTDAATTISQHVVHLPTDGAKAKRTALRRVIESRDVKNGIVFCNRKVEVDIVAASLTKHGHDAAPIHGDLPQSVRTETLQRFRDGDLKLLVASDVAARGLDIPDVGHVFNYGPPPKDEDYIHRVGRTGRAGRTGESFTLVSPVDEKSWGFVLKMLKQDVEEYMPEGLLEELENLPPEEKTGRGRRGSSRDSGRSRGGRSERSPRGARGRSRQEEPEAESETAVAKPPEDTAREDTPAKAEKPVKAEKPAKTEKAEKPEKPEKAEKSEKPKRERAERKEKPTRDRKRKDDDLILDPAPEKVKGFGNDIPAFLKR, encoded by the coding sequence TTGACTGAAACGACATTCGCCGACCTCGGGCTTGCCCCGAACATCCTCAAAGCCCTGGACGAGTCGGGCTACAAGACCCCGACCCCCATTCAGGCCGAAGCCATCCCGCATGTTCTCAGTGGCGGCGACGTCACCGGCATCGCCCAGACCGGCACCGGCAAGACGGCCGCTTTCGTGCTGCCGATGATCCACCGCCTGTCGAAAGGCCGCGCCCGTGCCCGCATGCCGCGCTGCCTCATTCTCTGCCCGACGCGCGAACTCGCTGCACAGGTTGCCGAGAGTTTCGAGAAATATGGCAAACACCTGAAGCTGACCATGGCGCTGTTGATCGGCGGCGTGAGCTTCAAGGAACAGGAAGGCCTGCTGCAACGCGGCGTCGACGTCCTGATCGCCACGCCGGGCCGCCTGCTCGACCAGTTCGATCGCGGCAAGCTGCTGCTGATGGGCGTGGAATACTTCATCATCGACGAAGCCGACCGCATGCTCGACATGGGCTTTATCCCGGACATCGAAAAGATCTGCTCCAAGCTGCCGCCGCGCCGCCAGACACTGCTGTTCTCCGCGACCTTCCCGACCGATATTCAGCGCCTGGCGAAAACCTTTCAGCGCGATCCGGTGAAGATCGAAGTCGCCCGGCCCACGGATGCGGCGACCACGATCAGCCAGCATGTCGTCCACCTGCCGACCGACGGGGCGAAGGCCAAGCGCACAGCGCTGCGCCGCGTCATTGAATCGCGCGATGTGAAAAACGGGATCGTCTTCTGCAACCGCAAGGTCGAAGTCGATATTGTCGCCGCGTCCCTGACCAAACACGGGCACGATGCCGCGCCGATTCACGGCGACCTGCCCCAGTCCGTCCGGACGGAAACGCTTCAGAGATTCCGGGACGGGGACCTGAAACTCCTGGTGGCTTCCGATGTTGCGGCCCGCGGGCTCGATATTCCGGATGTCGGCCATGTGTTCAACTATGGTCCGCCGCCGAAAGATGAAGACTACATCCACCGGGTCGGCCGGACCGGCCGCGCCGGGCGCACAGGCGAAAGCTTCACCCTGGTCTCGCCGGTCGATGAGAAATCCTGGGGCTTTGTCCTCAAGATGCTCAAGCAGGATGTCGAAGAGTACATGCCGGAAGGCCTGCTCGAAGAGCTTGAAAACCTGCCGCCGGAAGAAAAAACCGGACGCGGACGCCGTGGCAGCAGCCGCGATAGCGGACGCAGCCGTGGAGGCCGCAGCGAACGTTCCCCGCGCGGCGCACGCGGCCGTAGCCGGCAGGAAGAACCAGAAGCTGAGAGCGAAACCGCTGTCGCCAAACCGCCGGAAGACACCGCGCGCGAAGACACGCCGGCTAAGGCTGAAAAGCCTGTAAAAGCCGAGAAGCCTGCTAAAACGGAGAAGGCCGAAAAGCCTGAGAAGCCGGAGAAGGCTGAAAAGAGCGAGAAGCCCAAGCGGGAACGCGCCGAGCGCAAGGAAAAGCCGACGCGGGACCGCAAGCGCAAGGATGATGATCTGATCCTCGACCCGGCACCGGAAAAGGTGAAAGGCTTCGGCAACGACATCCCGGCCTTCCTGAAACGCTAA
- a CDS encoding TfoX/Sxy family protein has product MAKPPEPFHEFVMELFMPMGPVSVRRMFGGAGVFKDGLMFALLSDDVIYLKTDAALRADLEAEGSEPFIWTRQSDGKQTDMGYLSLPPDAMDEADLASEWGRKAFAVALAAKAKKRK; this is encoded by the coding sequence ATGGCGAAGCCGCCGGAACCTTTCCATGAATTCGTCATGGAGCTGTTCATGCCGATGGGGCCGGTCAGCGTGCGGCGCATGTTCGGCGGCGCGGGCGTTTTCAAGGACGGCCTGATGTTCGCCTTGCTGTCAGATGACGTGATCTACCTGAAAACCGACGCGGCCCTTCGCGCAGACCTGGAAGCCGAAGGCTCCGAGCCGTTCATCTGGACCCGGCAGAGCGACGGCAAGCAGACGGACATGGGCTATCTCAGCCTGCCGCCGGATGCGATGGACGAGGCGGATCTGGCCAGCGAATGGGGACGCAAGGCGTTCGCCGTGGCGCTGGCCGCAAAGGCAAAAAAGCGCAAATAG
- a CDS encoding enoyl-CoA hydratase/isomerase, translating into MSYELISYELKGNIAVIAFNDPKTMNACGVDTAQEMLHALEKAADEARCTVITGNGRGFCSGANLGKVNGPSLSHPGSKPDAGRPLDTHYNPMIVAIREHPHPVITAVNGAAAGVGCSIGLMGDVIVAGKSAYFLQAFRRIGLVPDGGSTWLLARTVGRVRAMEMALFGEKLPADKALEWGMVNKVVEDDQLMATAMEWAETLSAGPTVALAGMRKLIWDATETDLGEALHEERLAQRKAGRTADFAEGVKAFLEKRPAKFQGK; encoded by the coding sequence ATGAGCTACGAGCTGATTTCCTACGAACTGAAGGGCAATATCGCCGTCATCGCCTTCAACGATCCGAAGACGATGAATGCGTGCGGTGTCGACACTGCACAGGAGATGCTGCACGCCCTCGAAAAAGCGGCAGACGAGGCGCGATGCACCGTGATTACGGGGAATGGCCGGGGCTTCTGTTCGGGCGCCAATCTGGGCAAGGTCAACGGGCCGTCACTGAGCCATCCGGGCTCCAAGCCGGACGCCGGACGCCCGCTGGACACCCATTACAACCCGATGATCGTCGCCATCCGCGAACACCCGCACCCGGTGATCACGGCCGTGAACGGCGCGGCGGCAGGGGTCGGCTGCTCCATCGGCCTGATGGGAGACGTGATCGTCGCCGGGAAAAGCGCCTACTTCCTGCAGGCTTTCCGCCGCATCGGCCTCGTGCCGGATGGCGGTTCTACCTGGTTGCTGGCCCGCACGGTCGGCCGGGTTCGTGCCATGGAAATGGCCCTGTTCGGCGAAAAACTGCCCGCCGACAAAGCCCTGGAGTGGGGCATGGTCAACAAAGTGGTCGAGGATGACCAGTTGATGGCCACCGCGATGGAATGGGCCGAAACCCTTTCAGCGGGCCCGACGGTCGCTCTGGCCGGCATGCGCAAACTGATCTGGGACGCCACCGAAACCGATCTTGGCGAAGCCTTGCACGAAGAACGCCTCGCACAGCGCAAAGCGGGCCGGACAGCGGACTTTGCCGAAGGCGTGAAGGCCTTCCTCGAAAAGCGCCCGGCAAAATTTCAGGGAAAGTAA
- a CDS encoding NUDIX hydrolase, whose product MTLPDVPPPQQRPSARLVILDAAGRALLFRFRFPDRTFWATPGGAVDEGETFEQAARRELLEETGLMGDLSGEVHRRYTVFTGPSGNRVEADERYFCLRTEGAEIDRSRWEPVEQEMIAETAWLSPADIRALPDPVFPENLADLVDYLKEAPRA is encoded by the coding sequence ATGACGTTGCCTGATGTCCCCCCGCCGCAACAAAGGCCCAGCGCCCGTCTCGTCATTCTTGATGCGGCGGGCCGGGCGCTGCTGTTCCGTTTCCGCTTTCCGGACCGCACGTTCTGGGCAACGCCCGGCGGCGCGGTGGACGAGGGCGAAACTTTCGAGCAGGCCGCGCGCCGCGAACTGCTTGAGGAAACGGGCCTGATGGGAGACCTCTCCGGCGAGGTGCACCGGCGCTACACGGTCTTCACCGGCCCCTCCGGAAACCGGGTGGAGGCGGACGAGCGCTATTTCTGCCTGCGCACGGAAGGCGCGGAAATCGACCGCTCGCGCTGGGAGCCGGTCGAGCAGGAGATGATCGCAGAGACCGCCTGGCTTTCGCCTGCTGATATCCGGGCCTTGCCGGACCCGGTATTTCCGGAGAACCTCGCCGACCTTGTCGATTATCTGAAAGAGGCGCCCCGCGCATGA
- a CDS encoding phosphoglycerate mutase family protein encodes MSLTRRATLAALSFLAIVACASTPTPPDTTIYLVRHAEKQAGDDPDLTVVGRARADILSQELQGAGLTEIWSTNTKRTISTAKPTANSTGLPVQLYDARRQDVFANQLKATPGAMLVVGHSNTIPDLVKQLGGKPGAPIVEATEYDRLYVVTVTKGRAKSELRRYGE; translated from the coding sequence ATGAGCCTGACGCGCCGCGCCACCCTCGCAGCCCTGTCGTTCCTGGCGATTGTCGCCTGTGCCAGCACGCCCACGCCGCCAGACACAACGATTTACCTGGTCCGCCATGCGGAAAAACAGGCCGGTGACGATCCGGACCTGACCGTCGTGGGCCGTGCCCGCGCCGACATCCTGTCACAGGAGCTACAGGGCGCAGGCCTGACCGAAATCTGGTCGACGAACACCAAGCGCACGATCTCGACCGCCAAGCCGACCGCGAACAGCACCGGCCTGCCCGTACAGCTCTATGATGCGCGCCGCCAGGACGTCTTTGCAAACCAGCTGAAAGCCACCCCAGGTGCCATGCTGGTCGTCGGCCATTCCAATACAATTCCGGACCTTGTGAAGCAGCTGGGCGGCAAGCCCGGCGCGCCGATTGTCGAGGCCACAGAGTATGACCGGCTCTATGTCGTGACGGTTACCAAAGGCCGGGCGAAGAGCGAGCTGCGCCGCTACGGGGAATAG
- a CDS encoding DUF3253 domain-containing protein: protein MSEPTANPVREAILELTEAAGPGKSISAEQAARAVSEKNFQRVLKDVRAEAIRLHTEGTVLIYRKGKPVEDPKAFKGVYRLGRPAVS, encoded by the coding sequence ATGAGCGAGCCAACCGCAAATCCCGTCCGCGAGGCGATCCTGGAACTGACCGAGGCGGCCGGTCCCGGAAAGTCGATCAGCGCCGAACAGGCGGCCCGGGCCGTCAGCGAGAAGAACTTCCAGCGCGTCCTGAAGGATGTGCGGGCCGAAGCCATTCGCCTGCATACCGAGGGCACGGTGCTGATCTACCGCAAAGGCAAGCCGGTGGAGGATCCGAAAGCCTTCAAGGGCGTCTACCGGCTCGGGCGTCCTGCTGTGTCCTGA
- a CDS encoding superoxide dismutase, producing the protein MAFTLPDLPYGRDALAPHISEQTLNFHYGKHHQAYVTNLNGLIEGTDLESKSLEEIVKIAAADASKAGMFNNAAQVWNHTFYWHSMKPGGGGKPHGKAAELIDRDLGGYDEFVKAFKAAGGTQFGSGWAWLVLKDGKLAITKTPNAETPLTEDGTTPLLTMDVWEHAYYLDYQNSRPNYMDTFLTSLVNWDFVNQNLADAGA; encoded by the coding sequence ATGGCATTCACACTTCCCGATCTTCCCTATGGGCGCGATGCTTTGGCGCCACACATTTCCGAACAGACCCTGAACTTCCACTATGGCAAGCACCATCAGGCCTATGTGACCAACCTGAACGGCCTGATCGAGGGCACGGACCTCGAAAGCAAGTCGCTTGAGGAAATCGTCAAAATCGCAGCGGCCGATGCATCTAAAGCCGGCATGTTCAACAATGCCGCACAGGTGTGGAACCACACCTTCTACTGGCACTCGATGAAACCCGGCGGCGGCGGCAAGCCGCACGGCAAGGCTGCAGAACTGATCGACCGTGACCTCGGCGGCTATGACGAGTTCGTCAAAGCGTTCAAGGCGGCTGGCGGCACGCAGTTCGGCTCGGGCTGGGCCTGGCTGGTCCTGAAAGATGGCAAGCTGGCCATCACCAAGACGCCGAACGCCGAAACCCCGCTGACGGAAGATGGCACCACCCCGCTCCTGACCATGGATGTGTGGGAACACGCCTACTATCTCGACTACCAGAACTCCCGTCCGAACTATATGGACACCTTCCTGACGAGCCTGGTGAACTGGGACTTCGTGAACCAGAACCTCGCTGACGCGGGCGCATAA